The following are encoded together in the Triticum dicoccoides isolate Atlit2015 ecotype Zavitan chromosome 6B, WEW_v2.0, whole genome shotgun sequence genome:
- the LOC119325137 gene encoding disease resistance protein PIK6-NP-like: MDAALVSAATGVLKPVLGKMTTLLGDEYKRFKRVRKEIKSLTHELAAMDAFLMKMSGEEDSDMQDKVWMNEVRELSYDMEDSIDDFIQHIDDKDTKPDGFMEKSKHLLEKMGKMKARRRIGIEIQDLKKRIIEVADRNARYKTRETYSKTHEAFSNTRNEVADPRALAIFEHASKLIGIDKPKAEVIKLLTGLDGCLSEKQQLKVVTIVGSGGMGKTTLANQVYQELKEKFKCKAFVSVSRNPDMMNILRTILSEVSCQPYAHTEAGSLEQVISKISDYLTEKRYFLYISIHFHPLRFILMFFHYKIMCRYFIVIDDIWDVKTWDVIKYAFPMTICGSVIITTTHSTDVACSCRSSIGGHIYNIRPLNMTHSRQLFHRRLFNSGEECPPSLTKVSNQILKKCDGMPLAIISISGLLATRGRTENLWNQVKDSIGRALERNPSIEGMIKILSISYFDLPPHLKTCFLYLSIFPEHSVIEKKALIWRWIAEGFVQRDDRYSAYELGERYFNELVNRSLIQTRKLDKYDNVLTCRVHDAILDFIVSKSIEENFITFVGVPSLTSRTQRRVRRLSMQAEGKANCLMPTSLILSHIRSLNVFGDEVEIPSVIKFSHLRTVDFSGCHQLENHHLADVGRLFHLRYLNISRTKINELPEQIRHLRCLQMLDIRETEVYNLPACIVNLENLAHLAVGKHVLFPEGITKMQALESLKEVNACKQSCNFLQELGQLKNLKKLHISHMDVAQEHKEVFASSLGNLCTRNLCSLTTRNVDYNILGNTWCTSPPVNLQKLKIVDCVLPEVLDWILSFENLQKLCLEMELISHEHLYIFGALPALLTLSPQGRKNQFSCKDECLVVSSEAGFQCLRIFTYTVQGYRIDILFAPGCMPNLEKPEFIFF, from the exons ATGGATGCAGCTCTGGTGAGTGCAGCAACAGGGGTGCTGAAACCCGTCCTGGGGAAGATGACCACTCTGTTGGGCGATGAGTACAAGCGTTTTAAGAGGGTGCGCAAGGAGATCAAGTCCCTCACTCATGAACTCGCTGCCATGGATGCTTTCCTCATGAAAATGTCAGGGGAGGAGGATTCCGATATGCAGGACAAAGTTTGGATGAATGAGGTTCGAGAGCTGTCCTACGACATGGAAGACTCCATCGACGACTTCATACAACACATTGACGACAAAGATACTAAGCCGGATGGATTTATGGAGAAGAGCAAACACTTGCTAGAGAAGATGGGAAAGATGAAGGCTCGTCGGCGGATTGGTATCGAGATACAAGATTTGAAGAAACGGATAATTGAGGTGGCCGACAGGAATGCAAGGTACAAGACACGTGAGACTTACTCTAAGACCCATGAGGCCTTCTCTAACACTAGAAATGAAGTTGCTGACCCTAGAGCTCTTGCTATCTTTGAGCATGCATCAAAACTCATCGGAATTGATAAACCCAAGGCCGAGGTAATCAAGCTATTGACGGGACTGGATGGATGTTTGTCAGAGAAACAACAACTGAAGGTGGTCACCATTGTCGGATCTGGAGGAATGGGCAAGACAACTCTTGCAAACCAAGTGTATCAAGAGCTCAAAGAGAAATTCAAGTGCAAGGCTTTCGTGTCGGTGTCGCGAAATCCAGACATGATGAATATCTTGAGAACCATTCTTAGTGAAGTTAGTTGTCAACCTTATGCTCACACTGAAGCAGGAAGCCTAGAACAAGTGATTAGCAAGATTAGTGATTATCTAACCGAGAAAAGGTACTTTTTATACATTTCAATTCACTTTCATCCATTAAGATTTATATTGATGTTTTTTCA TTATAAAATCATGTGTAGGTATTTTATAGTGATCGACGATATATGGGATGTTAAAACATGGGATGTTATTAAGTATGCTTTCCCTATGACCATATGTGGCAGTGTAATAATCACCACTACTCATTCGACTGATGTTGCATGTTCATGTCGTTCATCAATTGGTGGCCATATTTACAATATAAGACCTCTTAACATGACCCACTCAAGACAACTGTTTCATAGAAGATTATTCAACTCTGGAGAAGAATGTCCTCCATCCCTTACAAAAGTTTCTAACCAAATATTGAAAAAATGTGATGGGATGCCTTTGGCGATAATATCTATATCTGGTCTGTTGGCTACTAGAGGAAGAACAGAAAATTTATGGAACCAAGTGAAAGATTCAATTGGCCGTGCACTTGAAAGGAATCCTAGCATCGAAGGAATGATTAAGATATTGTCAATTAGTTACTTTGATCTCCCTCCTCATCTTAAAACATGTTTTTTATATCTGAGCATATTTCCAGAACATTCTGTTATTGAGAAGAAAGCACTAATATGGAGATGGATTGCCGAAGGATTTGTTCAGAGAGATGACAGATATTCGGCATATGAGTTAGGAGAGAGATATTTTAATGAGCTCGTCAATAGGAGTTTGATCCAGACTCGTAAGCTGGACAAATATGATAATGTGCTTACCTGTCGAGTTCATGACGCAATTCTTGACTTCATAGTATCCAAGTCCATCGAAGAGAACTTTATTACTTTCGTTGGTGTCCCCAGTTTAACTAGTAGGACACAAAGAAGAGTTCGTCGGCTCTCcatgcaagccgaagggaaagcaaATTGTCTCATGCCGACAAGCCTAATATTGTCTCATATCCGATCACTTAATGTGTTTGGGGATGAAGTAGAAATCCCTTCAGTGATAAAGTTTAGTCATTTGCGCACAGTGGATTTTTCAGGATGCCATCAATTGGAGAACCACCATCTTGCTGATGTAGGGAGGTTGTTTCACCTAAGGTACCTCAACATTAGCAGGACAAAGATAAATGAGCTCCCAGAACAAATCAGACATTTAAGGTGCTTACAGATGTTGGACATAAGAGAGACAGAGGTATACAATTTACCGGCATGTATTGTCAATCTTGAAAATTTGGCACATTTAGCTGTTGGCAAACATGTTTTATTTCCCGAGGGAATTACGAAGATGCAAGCACTAGAGAGCTTGAAAGAGGTGAATGCCTGCAAGCAGTCCTGTAACTTTCTGCAAGAGCTGGGTCAACTAAAGAATCTGAAGAAGCTACACATTAGTCATATGGATGTTGCACAGGAGCACAAGGAAGTTTTTGCTTCCTCTCTCGGCAACCTATGCACACGGAACCTTTGTTCTCTGACCACAAGGAATGTTGATTACAACATCTTAGGGAATACATGGTGCACTTCTCCCCCGGTTAACCTCCAAAAACTGAAGATTGTGGATTGTGTCCTCCCAGAGGTTCTGGattggatactatcatttgaaaacCTGCAAAAGTTATGCTTGGAAATGGAATTAATATCGCACGAACATCTCTATATCTTTGGAGCCTTGCCTGCTCTGCTCACTCTAAGTCCTCAAGGAAGGAAAAATCAATTTTCTTGTAAAGATGAATGCCTGGTAGTCAGTAGTGAAGCTGGGTTCCAATGCCTGAGGATTTTTACCTATACGGTGCAGGGATATAGAATCGATATACTTTTTGCACCAGGGTGTATGCCCAATCTAGAAAAGCCGGAATTTATCTTTTTTTAA
- the LOC119321642 gene encoding disease resistance protein RGA5-like — MYRYFVVVDDIWDVDTWDVIKCAFPTTSSSSRIITTTRMKNVARSCCSSFNGHLYNIRPLDMVQSRQLFHRRLFKSDEDCPSHLENVSDEILQKCDGLPLAIIAISGLLANTEKTKDLWNQVKDSIGRALERNPSVEGMMKILSLSYIDLPHHLKTCLLYLSMYLEDSTIAKEGLIRRWIAEGFIHREGRYTTYELGERCFNELLNRGLIQPGKTNIYGEVMSCRVHDTLLDFIISKSIEENFVTLLGVPILKIGNQSKGIRRLCLQGAVEGNSTILTAGLVLSHVRSFTMVRGLLEIHSFEEFRHLRVLNLMDCSELEDHHLENIVRLFQLRYLNVEGTKISKLPEQIGRLGCLEILDLSDTRVGELPASIVNLGKLMHLLVDHDVKFPDGIAKMQALETLGEVRVSIQPFDFLCGLGQLKNLRNLQLDLGLEVDFDTDDTDVVDEERNKAMVSSLCKLGTQNLRFLNIFEGSSLLQEPLCLPTLEKLIAWFSATLRVPTCVSSLKNLQQLRIRIEVEGVKHDDVCMLGALPSLLILHLLEKTESNEQTEKLRISGEVGFRWRNGESSPSPRAVRSGGSGGD; from the coding sequence ATGTACAGGTACTTTGTTGTTGTTGACGATATATGGGACGTGGATACATGGGATGTTATTAAGTGCGCATTTCCCACTACAAGTTCTAGCAGTAGAATAATCACAACTACTCGTATGAAAAATGTGGCTCGTTCATGTTGTTCATCCTTCAATGGCCATCTTTATAATATAAGGCCACTTGATATGGTGCAGTCAAGGCAGTTATTTCATAGAAGACTATTCAAGTCTGATGAAGATTGCCCTTCGCATCTTGAAAATGTTTCTGATGAAATTTTGCAAAAATGTGATGGATTACCTTTGGCAATCATTGCTATATCTGGTTTGTTGGCTAACACAGAAAAAACAAAGGATCTATGGAATCAAGTGAAAGATTCAATTGGTCGTGCACTTGAAAGGAATCCTAGCGTCGAAGgaatgatgaagatattgtcacttaGTTATATTGATTTGCCTCATCATTTAAAAACTTGCCTCTTATATCTCAGCATGTATTTAGAAGATTCTACTATTGCGAAGGAGGGCCTGATAAGAAGATGGATTGCTGAAGGATTCATTCATAGAGAAGGCAGATACACGACATATGAGTTAGGAGAAAGGTGTTTTAATGAACTACTCAATAGGGGTTTGATCCAACCTGGAAAGACAAATATCTATGGCGAGGTGATGAGTTGTCGAGTTCATGACACACTTCTTGATTTCATCATATCCAAGTCCATAGAAGAGAACTTCGTTACTTTACTTGGTGTTCCCATTCTCAAAATTGGGAACCAAAGCAAAGGTAttcgtcgactctgtcttcaaggtGCCGTGGAAGGAAATTCAACAATACTGACAGCAGGTCTTGTCTTGTCTCATGTTCGATCATTTACTATGGTTAGAGGTCTATTGGAAATCCATTCTTTTGAGGAGTTCAGACATCTGCGTGTTCTTAACTTGATGGATTGCTCCGAATTGGAAGATCATCATCTTGAAAATATAGTGAGGTTATTCCAACTGAGGTACCTAAATGTCGAAGGTACAAAAATAAGCAAGCTCCCAGAACAAATCGGGCGTTTAGGGTGCTTAGAGATTCTGGACCTAAGTGACACTCGTGTAGGGGAATTGCCTGCATCTATTGTTAATCTCGGAAAATTAATGCATCTACTTGTTGATCATGATGTTAAATTTCCTGATGGGATTGCGAAGATGCAAGCACTAGAGACGTTGGGAGAAGTGAGGGTCTCCATTCAGCCATTTGACTTCCTATGCGGCCTTGGCCAACTAAAGAATTTGAGGAATCTGCAGCTTGACCTTGGTTTGGAAGTTGATTTTGACACTGATGATACGGATGTGGTTGATGAGGAGCGCAACAAAGCTATGGTCTCTTCCCTGTGTAAGCTAGGCACCCAGAACCTCCGCTTCCTGAATATTTTTGAAGGGAGCAGCCTCTTACAAGAACCTTTGTGCCTGCCTACCCTGGAGAAACTTATTGCCTGGTTTTCAGCCACCCTGCGGGTTCCGACATGTGTGAGCTCCCTTAAAAACCTCCAACAGCTACGCATACGCATTGAAGTGGAGGGGGTCAAGCACGACGATGTCTGCATGCTTGGGGCCTTACCCAGTCTGCTGATTCTGCACCTGCTGGAAAAAACAGAGTCAAACGAACAAACAGAAAAGCTCAGAATCAGTGGTGAAGTTGGGTTCCGATGGAGAAACGGGGAATCTTCTCCCAGCCCCCGCGCCGTCCgctcgggcggctcgggcggcgactAG